The following are encoded together in the Pedobacter sp. D749 genome:
- a CDS encoding phosphoglycerate mutase family protein: MKKLLVFLSLSLLFINAISAQTTTVWIVRHAEKDKSNPQDTDPSLSDEGKIRVADLAKYLKKVKFDVAFATPTKRTHQTLDSLVIPKVINYKDIKSLVDSIKTNYVGKTVMVAAHSNTVLEIIEALGGKRPKEELTDDDYDYIFELSVKEDKARVKMDQYGRPHHL, from the coding sequence ATGAAAAAACTGCTTGTATTCCTGTCGTTAAGCCTACTCTTTATCAATGCGATTTCAGCGCAAACCACCACCGTTTGGATTGTCAGACATGCTGAGAAGGATAAATCAAACCCACAGGATACCGATCCTAGCTTATCGGATGAAGGAAAAATCCGTGTTGCAGATTTAGCAAAGTATTTAAAAAAGGTAAAATTTGATGTCGCCTTCGCCACTCCGACTAAAAGAACACATCAAACCTTAGATTCATTGGTGATCCCAAAAGTGATTAATTATAAAGACATTAAATCGCTTGTGGATAGCATTAAAACCAATTATGTGGGTAAAACGGTGATGGTTGCAGCTCATTCCAATACCGTACTCGAAATTATTGAAGCCCTTGGTGGCAAAAGGCCAAAAGAAGAATTAACCGATGATGATTATGATTACATTTTCGAATTATCGGTAAAAGAAGATAAAGCAAGGGTTAAAATGGACCAATACGGTAGACCACACCATTTGTAG
- a CDS encoding M15 family metallopeptidase, producing the protein MIKFNLLALVFFLSVAVNAQNKPIAIKKLVVVSSYNQYLASVKSNPSNELVEIKKAIPTIKLDIRYATRNNFMQQVMYKQARAFARKPVVESLKKIQKELNKKGYGLKIFDGYRPYAITVEFYKKASDKNFVANPAKGSKHNRGCAVDLTLINLKTGKELVMPTPYDSFSAAAAAKYENVSPEARKNRDFLIAIMAKYQMNVLENEWWHYDFSGWRNYDLMDIPFEKL; encoded by the coding sequence ATGATAAAATTCAATCTGCTAGCTCTAGTCTTTTTTCTTTCGGTTGCTGTAAATGCCCAAAATAAACCCATTGCAATAAAAAAGCTGGTTGTAGTAAGTTCTTATAACCAATACCTGGCTTCTGTAAAATCGAATCCGAGTAATGAACTGGTTGAAATCAAAAAAGCCATTCCAACGATTAAGCTGGATATCCGCTACGCGACCCGAAACAATTTTATGCAGCAGGTAATGTATAAACAGGCGAGGGCTTTTGCCCGAAAACCAGTGGTAGAATCGTTAAAAAAGATCCAAAAGGAATTAAATAAAAAAGGTTACGGGTTAAAAATATTTGATGGCTACCGTCCTTATGCCATTACTGTTGAGTTTTATAAAAAAGCAAGCGATAAGAATTTTGTGGCCAATCCGGCAAAAGGATCTAAGCACAATAGGGGTTGTGCGGTAGATTTAACGCTGATTAATCTGAAAACAGGAAAAGAATTGGTGATGCCAACACCCTATGATAGTTTTTCAGCTGCGGCTGCGGCAAAATATGAAAATGTATCTCCTGAGGCCAGGAAAAACCGCGATTTCCTGATTGCTATTATGGCAAAATACCAGATGAATGTGTTGGAAAACGAATGGTGGCATTATGATTTCTCGGGGTGGAGAAATTATGATTTAATGGATATTCCTTTCGAGAAATTGTAG
- a CDS encoding alanine dehydrogenase: MATGLREGMADIARQGLLQTQEAKLETRNKKNSLYIGIPKEISFQENRIALTPLSVALLVNNGHRVVLESGAGIAANFSDTEYAEQGAKIAYNKKEVFDADILVKIAPPMLEEIEMMHKGQTLISSLQTGTLKQDYLKALMHKKINALCFENLRDEGNILSVVRAMSEIVGSTSILIAAEYLSNVTGGKGLMLGGFTGVPPTEIVILGAGTVGEYAARTALALGAEVKVFDSSIYRLRRLQNNLGSRVFTSVMQPIVLNKAIITCDVVIGAIRATHGRSPCVVMEETVARMKPHSVVIDISIDQGGCFETSEVTNHTNPVFRKYDVIHYCVPNIASRVPRTASYALTNIFAPILLDIGEFGGLVNMVWNKPGIREALYIYQGNCTNKDLADMFNLPFKDLELLVVSNQ; this comes from the coding sequence ATGGCTACAGGATTACGCGAAGGAATGGCCGATATAGCTCGTCAGGGTTTACTACAAACGCAAGAAGCAAAGTTAGAAACCAGAAATAAAAAAAACAGTCTGTACATAGGAATACCAAAGGAAATTTCTTTCCAGGAAAATAGAATTGCATTAACCCCTTTATCTGTTGCTTTATTGGTGAATAACGGACATCGGGTTGTTTTAGAAAGTGGTGCAGGTATTGCCGCTAATTTTTCTGATACCGAATATGCTGAGCAGGGTGCTAAAATTGCCTATAACAAAAAGGAAGTTTTTGATGCTGATATCCTGGTGAAAATTGCGCCTCCCATGCTGGAAGAGATTGAAATGATGCATAAGGGGCAAACGCTTATTTCATCTTTACAAACCGGAACGCTAAAGCAGGATTATCTGAAAGCATTGATGCATAAAAAAATTAATGCTTTATGTTTTGAGAATCTCCGCGACGAAGGTAATATCCTCAGTGTGGTACGTGCCATGAGCGAAATAGTAGGCTCGACCTCTATTTTAATTGCTGCAGAATATTTAAGCAATGTAACAGGTGGAAAAGGTTTGATGCTCGGCGGTTTTACTGGAGTGCCACCAACAGAAATTGTTATTTTGGGTGCCGGAACGGTTGGGGAATATGCAGCCAGAACAGCTTTGGCATTAGGGGCTGAAGTAAAAGTTTTTGATAGTTCTATTTATCGCTTACGCCGCTTGCAGAATAATTTGGGTAGTAGGGTGTTTACCTCTGTCATGCAACCTATTGTTTTAAATAAAGCGATTATAACCTGCGATGTAGTGATAGGTGCCATAAGGGCTACCCACGGGCGAAGCCCTTGCGTAGTGATGGAAGAAACCGTTGCCCGCATGAAACCACACTCTGTGGTAATTGACATCAGTATTGATCAGGGTGGCTGTTTTGAAACTTCTGAAGTGACCAACCATACCAATCCGGTATTCAGAAAATACGATGTTATCCACTATTGCGTGCCAAATATTGCCTCGCGTGTACCAAGAACAGCATCTTACGCTTTGACGAATATTTTTGCACCCATTTTATTAGATATCGGTGAATTTGGAGGTTTAGTGAATATGGTTTGGAATAAACCGGGTATTCGTGAAGCACTTTATATTTATCAAGGTAATTGCACCAATAAAGATCTGGCCGATATGTTTAATCTGCCATTTAAGGATCTTGAATTGTTGGTGGTTTCGAATCAATAA
- the tsaE gene encoding tRNA (adenosine(37)-N6)-threonylcarbamoyltransferase complex ATPase subunit type 1 TsaE — protein MDIEVNSLADLPVVAQQLSDFAGNEKVFIFEGDMGAGKTTFIKNFCKHLGIADVVSSPTYSIVNEYESPNGPVFHFDFYRIKDIREAYDLGYEEYFYGGGVCLIEWPERVEELLPEKLIKVEIKVLDENRRLFRFSKG, from the coding sequence ATGGATATCGAAGTAAATAGTTTAGCCGATTTACCTGTAGTAGCACAACAGCTTTCAGATTTTGCGGGCAATGAGAAAGTCTTCATTTTTGAAGGCGATATGGGCGCAGGGAAAACCACTTTTATTAAAAATTTCTGTAAACATTTAGGGATAGCCGATGTAGTTTCGAGTCCAACCTATTCTATTGTAAATGAATATGAAAGTCCGAATGGTCCTGTTTTTCATTTCGATTTTTACCGTATAAAAGATATCCGCGAAGCATACGATTTGGGTTATGAAGAATATTTTTATGGAGGTGGCGTTTGTTTAATAGAATGGCCGGAAAGAGTGGAAGAATTATTACCCGAAAAACTTATAAAAGTGGAGATTAAGGTGCTGGATGAAAACCGCAGATTGTTCAGGTTTTCGAAGGGATAA
- a CDS encoding PglZ domain-containing protein — translation MQETKILWADDEIDLLKPHILLLNDKGYHVTTFTNGNDALEAFGKAHFDLVFLDENMPGMSGIETLSAIKNLNPDVPVVLITKSEEENLMEDAIGSKIDDYLIKPVNPKQVLLTIKKLIDNKRLVSEKTSMAYQQDFRRLGMTLGDRLNYEEWIDVYKKIVFWELELEKLDDPQMHEILTMQKQEANTQFTKFIEENYLDWIKNKDKAPLLSNELLKKKAFPHINDNTPVFFILIDNLRYDQWKIINPLISEYFRIDEEDMYTSILPTATQYARNAIFSGMMPLDMEKRFPQLWQNDDDEGGKNMHEEAFLADNIKRNLRKDCKFSYNKILTFEQGKDLVEQTNNLLQNDFNAIVFNFVDMLSHARTDMQMIRELANDDAAYRSLTLSWFEHSPLWDLLKKISQKKVKVIITTDHGTIRVKKPVKVIGDRSTNTNLRYKQGRNLNFNAKEVFLIKNPHDALLPKINISSSYIFAREDSYFVYPNNYNQFVNYYNETFQHGGISLEEMIIPVVTYSPR, via the coding sequence ATGCAAGAAACTAAAATATTATGGGCCGATGATGAAATCGACCTGTTAAAACCTCATATATTATTATTAAATGATAAAGGTTACCACGTAACCACATTTACCAATGGAAACGACGCTTTGGAAGCATTTGGGAAAGCTCACTTCGACCTGGTTTTTCTTGATGAGAATATGCCGGGAATGAGTGGTATCGAAACTTTGTCGGCCATTAAAAACCTTAACCCAGATGTTCCGGTTGTGCTGATTACCAAAAGTGAAGAAGAAAACCTGATGGAAGATGCGATAGGGAGCAAAATTGATGATTATTTGATCAAACCTGTGAACCCTAAGCAGGTTTTGCTAACCATTAAAAAGTTGATTGATAATAAACGTCTGGTAAGTGAAAAAACCTCTATGGCCTATCAACAGGATTTCCGCCGTTTAGGAATGACTTTGGGCGACAGGCTTAATTATGAAGAGTGGATTGACGTTTACAAAAAGATCGTTTTTTGGGAGCTCGAATTGGAAAAACTGGACGATCCGCAGATGCATGAAATTTTAACCATGCAAAAGCAGGAGGCCAATACACAGTTTACAAAATTTATTGAAGAAAATTACCTGGATTGGATTAAGAACAAAGACAAGGCTCCTTTGCTTTCGAATGAGTTATTAAAGAAAAAAGCCTTTCCGCATATTAACGATAATACGCCGGTATTTTTTATCCTGATTGATAATTTACGTTATGATCAATGGAAAATCATTAATCCGTTAATTTCTGAATATTTCAGGATTGATGAGGAGGATATGTACACGAGTATTTTGCCAACGGCGACACAATATGCCCGTAATGCTATTTTTTCGGGTATGATGCCTTTAGATATGGAGAAACGTTTTCCTCAGCTTTGGCAGAACGATGATGATGAGGGAGGAAAAAATATGCACGAAGAGGCTTTCCTGGCTGACAATATTAAACGCAACTTAAGAAAAGACTGTAAGTTCAGTTATAATAAGATCTTAACTTTTGAGCAGGGAAAGGATTTGGTTGAGCAGACCAATAACCTGTTGCAGAATGATTTTAATGCCATTGTATTCAACTTTGTTGATATGTTAAGTCATGCGCGTACCGATATGCAGATGATTCGTGAATTGGCTAATGATGATGCGGCTTACCGTTCGTTAACTTTATCCTGGTTTGAGCATTCTCCACTTTGGGATTTATTGAAAAAAATCTCTCAGAAGAAGGTAAAAGTGATCATTACCACCGACCATGGAACCATCCGTGTTAAAAAACCTGTTAAAGTAATTGGCGATAGGAGTACAAATACCAATTTACGTTACAAGCAGGGAAGAAACCTTAATTTTAATGCAAAAGAAGTGTTTTTGATTAAAAACCCTCACGATGCTTTATTGCCAAAAATCAACATCAGCAGCAGTTATATTTTTGCAAGAGAAGATAGTTATTTCGTTTACCCGAACAATTACAACCAGTTTGTGAACTATTACAACGAAACCTTCCAGCACGGCGGGATCTCGTTAGAGGAAATGATTATTCCGGTAGTGACTTATTCGCCGAGGTAG
- a CDS encoding HD domain-containing protein: MNKKKIINDPVYGFISIPSELVYDVISHPYFQRLRYIKQLGMTHLVYPGALHTRFHHALGAMHLMSLAINLLKSKGHTITDGEEEAAILAILLHDIGHGPFSHALEHSLVTGIRHEDISAKLMHDLNTHFDGRLTHAIEIFNGTYPKKFLHQLISGQLDLDRMDYLNRDSFFTGVSEGVISFDRIIKMFNVYDDDLVIEEKGIYSIEKFLIARRLMYWQVYLHKTVISGEMILVKLLERAKELSAAGENLFASPSLNYFLKNDINEANFFAQHENLEHFTNLDDQDIYAAVKVWTKHDDKILSTLCKMLTSRNLYKVEMGNEMANSDRVNFLQDAAVSLLEIKPEEARYFVFTDSIQNRAYNAGVGNIKILMKNNDIVDIAKASDLSNLESLQKTVEKYILCYPRGI; this comes from the coding sequence TTGAACAAGAAGAAAATAATAAATGATCCGGTTTACGGATTCATCAGTATCCCATCCGAATTGGTTTACGATGTGATCTCACATCCCTATTTCCAGCGTTTGCGCTACATTAAACAGTTGGGGATGACGCACTTGGTATATCCGGGAGCTTTACATACTCGTTTTCACCATGCTTTGGGTGCCATGCATTTAATGAGTTTGGCCATCAATCTGTTAAAAAGTAAAGGACATACCATAACCGATGGCGAAGAAGAAGCCGCCATTTTGGCCATCTTATTACACGATATCGGACATGGCCCTTTTTCACATGCACTAGAGCATTCTTTGGTTACCGGAATCAGGCACGAAGATATCTCCGCAAAACTGATGCATGATCTGAATACACATTTCGATGGACGTTTAACCCATGCCATTGAGATTTTTAACGGCACCTACCCTAAAAAATTTCTTCATCAATTGATTTCTGGTCAGTTAGATCTCGATAGAATGGATTATTTAAACCGCGACAGCTTTTTTACAGGCGTAAGTGAAGGCGTAATCAGTTTCGATCGGATTATTAAAATGTTTAATGTTTACGATGATGACCTGGTGATTGAAGAGAAAGGCATTTATTCCATTGAGAAATTTTTAATTGCCCGCAGGCTGATGTATTGGCAGGTTTATCTGCACAAAACAGTAATATCAGGCGAGATGATTTTGGTGAAATTATTAGAACGTGCAAAAGAATTATCCGCAGCTGGCGAAAACTTATTTGCTTCACCATCCTTAAATTATTTTCTAAAAAACGATATCAACGAGGCTAATTTCTTTGCGCAGCACGAAAATCTCGAACATTTTACGAACCTTGATGATCAGGATATTTATGCCGCCGTTAAGGTTTGGACCAAACATGATGATAAAATTTTGTCTACATTATGTAAAATGCTCACTTCCAGAAATCTTTATAAAGTGGAAATGGGCAACGAAATGGCAAATAGCGACCGTGTAAACTTTTTGCAGGATGCTGCGGTCAGTTTATTAGAAATTAAGCCAGAAGAAGCCCGGTATTTTGTTTTTACCGATTCTATTCAAAACCGGGCATATAATGCAGGGGTCGGAAATATTAAGATTTTGATGAAAAATAACGATATTGTAGATATTGCAAAGGCCTCTGATTTGTCTAATCTGGAGTCACTGCAAAAAACTGTAGAAAAATATATCCTCTGTTATCCCAGAGGGATTTAA
- the lpxD gene encoding UDP-3-O-(3-hydroxymyristoyl)glucosamine N-acyltransferase: MQFTATQISQFLNGSIDGNPDVAVTELSKIEDGKEGSLSFLSNPKYENFLYSTQASVVIVSKDFAPTQPYTSTLIRVENPYSAFTILLDKYNEAVNAQVAQSGIDKLAYVHPSAKIGKNVFIDAFAYVAENVEIADGCKINAQTFIGANSKIGNNSTFFPGVKIYHNSIIGARVIIHANTVIGSDGFGFAPQKDGTYNKIPQIGNVIIEDDVEIGANTTVDRATMGSTIVKKGAKIDNLIQIAHNVEIGENTVLAAQSGISGSTKIGPNSVVGGQVGIAGHLTLAKGTQIGAQAGINFNITEENKQWHGSPAQPLRNWMRASVIFKHLPDVEKRINALEEELKRLTAELEKNTIHNER; encoded by the coding sequence ATGCAATTTACTGCCACGCAGATAAGTCAGTTTCTAAACGGTTCCATTGATGGTAACCCTGATGTAGCCGTTACCGAACTTTCAAAAATAGAAGATGGGAAAGAAGGCTCTTTGTCTTTTCTTTCTAACCCTAAGTACGAAAACTTTTTATATTCTACTCAGGCGTCAGTTGTTATCGTATCAAAAGACTTTGCTCCTACTCAGCCTTATACCAGCACCTTAATAAGGGTTGAAAATCCTTATAGTGCTTTTACGATTTTACTGGACAAATATAACGAGGCGGTAAACGCACAGGTTGCACAATCTGGAATTGATAAACTGGCATATGTACACCCATCAGCAAAAATTGGCAAAAATGTATTTATAGATGCTTTTGCTTATGTAGCTGAAAACGTTGAAATTGCAGATGGCTGTAAAATAAATGCACAAACTTTTATTGGCGCTAATTCTAAAATCGGCAATAACAGCACTTTTTTTCCCGGTGTAAAAATTTATCACAATTCAATAATTGGTGCCAGGGTTATTATTCATGCCAATACTGTTATTGGAAGCGATGGTTTTGGCTTCGCCCCACAAAAGGACGGCACTTACAATAAAATCCCTCAGATTGGAAACGTCATAATTGAAGATGATGTAGAAATCGGCGCAAATACTACTGTAGATCGTGCAACAATGGGATCAACAATTGTAAAGAAAGGTGCAAAAATCGACAACCTGATCCAGATTGCCCATAACGTTGAAATTGGCGAGAATACTGTTTTAGCCGCGCAATCGGGCATATCAGGCAGTACAAAAATAGGTCCAAACAGTGTAGTCGGTGGGCAGGTTGGTATAGCCGGTCACTTAACCTTAGCAAAGGGAACACAGATTGGTGCTCAGGCCGGTATAAATTTTAATATCACAGAAGAAAATAAACAATGGCACGGTAGTCCGGCGCAACCCTTACGCAACTGGATGCGTGCCTCGGTAATTTTCAAACATCTTCCGGATGTAGAAAAAAGAATAAACGCGCTCGAAGAGGAATTGAAAAGGCTTACAGCTGAACTGGAAAAGAATACAATACACAATGAACGTTAG
- a CDS encoding bifunctional UDP-3-O-[3-hydroxymyristoyl] N-acetylglucosamine deacetylase/3-hydroxyacyl-ACP dehydratase, which translates to MNVRQKTIKQEISASGVGLHTGANVTLTFCPAPENHGFKFQRIDLDGHPIIEADADNVTDTSRGTTLTQNGASVSTVEHVMASLVGMDLDNVLIKLDGPETPIMDGSSIQFVDLLEEVGTVEQNADREYFTIPHNITYTEEDRKVEIVAMPLDDYRFTCMIDYNSPVLGSQHAGINTIAEFKKEIASCRTFCFLHELEYQLSHNLIKGGDLNNAIVIVDKEVTKDELSHLAKLFNRKDIDVAPQGILNNMELRYQNEPARHKLLDMIGDLALVGMHLKGHIMAARPGHAANVAFAKKIKAAIKKEKNKKVQKVYDPSAKPLYDVVQIMDILPHRQPFLFVDKILELSKNHVVGVKNVTMNEEFFKGHFPGAPVFPGVIQIEAMAQVGGILVLSTVPDPRNYLTYFLKIDNVRFRAQVLPGDTIVFRCDLLEPIRRGIAQMKGVGMVGEKIVVEAEMMAQISKIKQAEPAQ; encoded by the coding sequence ATGAACGTTAGACAAAAAACGATTAAGCAAGAAATATCAGCATCTGGTGTAGGTTTACACACAGGAGCTAATGTGACTTTAACATTTTGCCCGGCCCCCGAAAATCATGGCTTTAAATTTCAGCGTATTGATTTAGATGGCCACCCGATTATCGAAGCAGATGCAGATAACGTTACCGATACTTCACGCGGAACAACGCTTACCCAAAACGGCGCCAGCGTAAGCACCGTAGAACATGTAATGGCCTCTTTGGTAGGGATGGACCTTGATAACGTACTCATTAAATTAGACGGGCCGGAAACCCCGATTATGGATGGTAGTTCGATCCAGTTTGTTGATTTATTGGAAGAAGTAGGTACAGTTGAGCAAAATGCAGATCGCGAGTATTTTACCATTCCACATAACATTACCTATACCGAAGAAGATAGAAAAGTAGAAATTGTGGCCATGCCGTTAGACGATTACCGTTTTACGTGTATGATTGATTACAACTCTCCTGTTTTGGGCAGCCAGCACGCCGGCATTAATACCATTGCTGAGTTTAAGAAAGAAATTGCTTCTTGCCGTACTTTCTGCTTCTTACACGAATTAGAATATCAGCTATCGCATAATTTAATTAAAGGTGGCGATTTAAATAACGCCATTGTAATTGTAGATAAAGAGGTTACCAAAGACGAATTGAGCCATTTGGCTAAATTATTTAACCGTAAAGATATTGATGTTGCCCCGCAAGGGATTTTGAACAACATGGAATTGCGTTACCAGAATGAGCCTGCCCGTCATAAGTTGTTAGATATGATCGGCGATTTAGCTTTGGTGGGGATGCATTTAAAAGGCCACATTATGGCGGCCCGCCCAGGCCACGCAGCAAACGTTGCCTTTGCAAAAAAGATTAAAGCAGCCATTAAAAAAGAGAAAAACAAAAAAGTACAAAAGGTATACGACCCAAGTGCAAAACCATTATATGACGTTGTTCAGATTATGGATATTTTGCCACACCGTCAGCCATTTTTATTTGTAGACAAAATATTAGAGCTTTCGAAAAATCACGTGGTAGGCGTTAAAAACGTAACCATGAACGAAGAGTTTTTTAAAGGTCACTTTCCCGGTGCACCGGTTTTTCCGGGGGTAATCCAGATTGAGGCTATGGCTCAGGTTGGTGGTATTTTAGTGTTAAGCACCGTTCCGGATCCTAGAAATTATTTAACCTATTTCTTAAAAATAGATAACGTACGTTTTAGAGCCCAGGTTCTCCCTGGCGATACAATTGTTTTCCGTTGCGATTTACTTGAACCCATCAGAAGGGGCATTGCCCAGATGAAAGGAGTAGGTATGGTTGGCGAAAAAATCGTTGTCGAAGCCGAAATGATGGCTCAAATTTCAAAAATTAAACAAGCAGAACCCGCCCAATAA
- the lpxA gene encoding acyl-ACP--UDP-N-acetylglucosamine O-acyltransferase, translated as MIQPLAYIHPQAKIAENVVIEPFVVIHKDVVIGEGTWIGSNVTIMDGARIGKNCRIFPGAVISGEPQDLKFAGEITTAEIGDNTTIRECVTINRGTKDKWKTTIGSNCLIQAYSHIAHDCEVGNNCIFSNSTTLAGHITIGNNVVLAGLVAIHQFVKVGSYAFVTGGSLVRKDVPPYVKAAREPLSYAGINSVGLRRRGFTNEQIDEIQEIYRVLFVKHNNVTKALDMIEAEFKPTEIRDEIVDFIRNSNRGVMKGFGMGS; from the coding sequence ATGATACAACCCCTAGCATATATACATCCTCAGGCAAAAATTGCCGAAAACGTGGTAATAGAACCTTTTGTAGTCATACATAAAGACGTTGTAATTGGAGAGGGAACCTGGATCGGATCGAACGTTACCATTATGGATGGCGCACGTATCGGTAAAAATTGCCGCATATTCCCTGGTGCTGTTATTTCTGGCGAACCACAGGATTTAAAATTTGCAGGAGAAATTACTACTGCAGAAATTGGCGATAATACCACCATCCGTGAGTGCGTGACCATTAACCGTGGCACTAAAGACAAATGGAAAACCACCATAGGCAGTAATTGTCTGATTCAGGCTTATTCGCATATCGCGCACGATTGCGAGGTGGGTAATAACTGTATTTTCTCCAACAGCACCACATTGGCTGGTCACATTACTATTGGAAACAATGTAGTTTTGGCAGGCTTGGTTGCTATACACCAATTCGTTAAAGTTGGTTCTTACGCCTTTGTAACTGGTGGTTCATTGGTACGTAAAGATGTTCCGCCTTATGTTAAAGCGGCTCGCGAGCCACTTTCTTATGCGGGTATTAACTCTGTGGGTTTGCGTAGAAGAGGTTTTACCAACGAACAGATTGATGAGATTCAGGAAATTTACCGTGTACTTTTTGTAAAGCACAATAACGTAACGAAAGCTTTAGACATGATCGAAGCCGAATTTAAACCAACGGAAATCCGTGATGAAATTGTAGATTTTATCCGCAATTCTAACCGTGGGGTAATGAAGGGTTTTGGCATGGGAAGCTAA
- a CDS encoding GNAT family N-acetyltransferase produces MNDLTLIRTDSDHTDFRQLVVLLDQNLAVRDGDDHTFYAQFNKVDAIKEVIVAYQNDVPVGCGAIKPFSATEAEVKRMFVHPDYRNKGIAAKILTALENWAAEIGFSATVLETGKKQPEAIALYQKVGYHIIPNYGQYIGVDNSVCMTKPLSAKP; encoded by the coding sequence ATGAATGATTTAACGCTAATCAGAACAGATTCAGACCATACCGATTTTAGACAATTGGTTGTTTTGCTGGATCAGAATTTAGCTGTTAGAGATGGCGACGATCATACTTTTTATGCGCAGTTTAACAAAGTTGATGCCATTAAAGAAGTGATTGTTGCCTACCAAAATGATGTACCCGTTGGTTGTGGTGCCATAAAACCTTTCTCGGCAACCGAAGCAGAAGTAAAGAGGATGTTTGTGCATCCCGACTACCGAAATAAAGGCATAGCCGCTAAAATTTTAACCGCATTGGAAAACTGGGCAGCCGAAATAGGTTTTTCTGCCACAGTGCTCGAAACAGGCAAAAAACAACCCGAAGCCATCGCACTTTATCAAAAAGTAGGATATCATATTATCCCTAACTATGGCCAGTACATTGGCGTTGATAACAGCGTTTGTATGACTAAACCACTTAGCGCTAAACCCTAA
- a CDS encoding ABC transporter ATP-binding protein: MNITLQNVGRRFNKEWIFRNLSTEFSSGNSYAILGPNGSGKSTLLSVLTGSLSPSEGEISFSDTKEIPVENIYKYISLAAPYLELVETFTLKEIIDFHFKFKNFAAGVDAKNLIGILGLEKAANKEIKYFSSGMKQRTKLALACCADTPILFLDEPTSNLDVQGISWYRELIENFGKERLTIIGSNQIQEYEFCSVQLQISDYK; the protein is encoded by the coding sequence ATGAATATTACATTACAAAATGTTGGCAGAAGGTTTAATAAAGAGTGGATTTTCAGGAATTTAAGCACTGAATTTTCTTCTGGTAATAGTTATGCCATATTAGGCCCTAATGGCTCTGGCAAATCAACATTATTAAGTGTGCTCACGGGTAGCTTATCCCCTTCTGAGGGCGAAATCTCATTTTCAGACACAAAAGAGATCCCTGTAGAGAATATTTACAAGTACATCAGTTTGGCAGCACCATATCTCGAACTGGTTGAAACTTTTACCCTAAAAGAGATCATTGATTTTCATTTCAAGTTTAAAAATTTTGCTGCCGGAGTTGATGCCAAAAATCTGATCGGCATATTAGGTTTGGAAAAGGCGGCAAACAAAGAAATTAAATATTTCTCATCAGGCATGAAGCAAAGAACCAAACTAGCTTTGGCATGTTGTGCGGATACACCTATTTTATTTTTAGACGAGCCAACGAGCAATTTAGATGTTCAGGGTATAAGTTGGTACCGCGAACTGATCGAAAATTTTGGAAAAGAGCGACTTACTATAATTGGTTCAAATCAAATACAAGAATACGAATTCTGCTCTGTACAACTACAAATATCAGACTATAAGTAG